From Apium graveolens cultivar Ventura chromosome 9, ASM990537v1, whole genome shotgun sequence, the proteins below share one genomic window:
- the LOC141686850 gene encoding BTB/POZ and MATH domain-containing protein 2-like isoform X1 gives MEKPIITPSGPTSSSSSSVTETINGFHDFKIMGYSLSKGIGIGKYIASETFDVGGYSWAIYFYPDGKSLEDNSFYVSLFIALASQGNDVRALFELTLLDQSGNHNHKIHTHFGRPLETGPYTLKYRGSMWCIYSDFNCWSCCRGYKRFFKRTTLETSDYLKDDCLQVHCCVGVVKSHTEGPKVYSIPVPVSDIGQHFGQLLESRKGADVKFQVNGEIFAAHKLVLAARSPVFRAQLFGQMKDQNTEFINIVEMEVPVFKALLHFLYWDSLPDFEELTGLSSQWASTVMFQHLLAAADQYGLERLRLLCESSLCDSVSIDTVSTTLALAEQHHCFQLKSVCLKFVAMPKNLRAVMQTDGFDYLKESCPSVLTELLEYVARFSKHSVFINRSGNEGLLDGSDVHGRRVKQRLYENLLWVKILTNDL, from the exons ATGGAAAAACCCATCATCACCCCAAGTGGGCccacatcatcatcatcatcatctgtAACAGAGACAATCAATGGATTTCATGATTTCAAGATAATGGGTTATTCACTATCAAAAGGAATAGGCATAGGCAAATACATAGCTTCAGAAACATTTGATGTGGGTGGTTATTCTTGGGCTATTTACTTTTACCCAGATGGTAAAAGTCTTGAAGATAATAGCTTTTATGTTTCTTTGTTCATTGCACTTGCTAGTCAAGGAAATGATGTTAGGGCTCTTTTTGAATTGACCCTTTTGGATCAAAGTGGCAATCATAATCATAAGATTCATACTCATTTCGGTAGGCCTTTGGAAACTGGCCCTTATACTCTTAAATACAGAGGGAGCATGTG GTGTATATATTCAGATTTTAATTGTTGGAGCTGCTGTAGGGGTTATAAGCGGTTCTTCAAAAGAACAACTCTGGAGACATCAGACTACCTAAAAGATGATTGCCTTCAAGTTCATTGCTGCGTCGGGGTTGTCAAGTCACACACTGAAGGTCCAAAAGTCTACTCTATACCTGTGCCAGTGTCTGATATTGGTCAACATTTTGGACAGCTATTAGAAAGCAGAAAGGGAGCTGATGTTAAATTTCAAGTTAATGGAGAAATATTTGCTGCTCACAAGTTGGTGCTTGCGGCTCGCTCACCTGTATTTAGGGCTCAACTTTTTGGCCAGATGAAAGACCAAAATACGGAGTTCATAAATATTGTGGAGATGGAGGTTCCTGTTTTTAAG GCATTGCTTCACTTTTTGTACTGGGATTCACTTCCTGACTTTGAAGAGCTTACTGGTTTGAGCTCGCAATGGGCGTCAACTGTGATGTTCCAACATCTGCTTGCAGCTGCTGACCAATATGGTCTAGAGAGGCTCAGATTACTATGTGAGTCTAGCCTCTGTGATAGTGTTTCTATAGACACTGTCTCAACCACACTGGCCTTGGCCGAGCAGCATCACTGTTTCCAGCTGAAATCGGTGTGTCTGAAATTTGTTGCAATGCCCAAGAATTTAAGAG CTGTAATGCAAACCGATGGTTTCGATTATCTGAAAGAGAGTTGTCCATCTGTCTTGACCGAATTGTTGGAGTATGTAGCTAGGTTCAGTAAGCATTCTGTTTTCATCAACCGCAGTGGGAATGAAGGTCTCTTGGACGGCAGTGATGTACATGGAAGAAGGGTAAAACAAAGACTATATGAGAATTTGTTGTGGGTGAAAATATTAACTAATGATTTGTAA
- the LOC141686850 gene encoding BTB/POZ and MATH domain-containing protein 2-like isoform X2, whose product MEKPIITPSGPTSSSSSSVTETINGFHDFKIMGYSLSKGIGIGKYIASETFDVGGYSWAIYFYPDGKSLEDNSFYVSLFIALASQGNDVRALFELTLLDQSGNHNHKIHTHFGRPLETGPYTLKYRGSMWGYKRFFKRTTLETSDYLKDDCLQVHCCVGVVKSHTEGPKVYSIPVPVSDIGQHFGQLLESRKGADVKFQVNGEIFAAHKLVLAARSPVFRAQLFGQMKDQNTEFINIVEMEVPVFKALLHFLYWDSLPDFEELTGLSSQWASTVMFQHLLAAADQYGLERLRLLCESSLCDSVSIDTVSTTLALAEQHHCFQLKSVCLKFVAMPKNLRAVMQTDGFDYLKESCPSVLTELLEYVARFSKHSVFINRSGNEGLLDGSDVHGRRVKQRLYENLLWVKILTNDL is encoded by the exons ATGGAAAAACCCATCATCACCCCAAGTGGGCccacatcatcatcatcatcatctgtAACAGAGACAATCAATGGATTTCATGATTTCAAGATAATGGGTTATTCACTATCAAAAGGAATAGGCATAGGCAAATACATAGCTTCAGAAACATTTGATGTGGGTGGTTATTCTTGGGCTATTTACTTTTACCCAGATGGTAAAAGTCTTGAAGATAATAGCTTTTATGTTTCTTTGTTCATTGCACTTGCTAGTCAAGGAAATGATGTTAGGGCTCTTTTTGAATTGACCCTTTTGGATCAAAGTGGCAATCATAATCATAAGATTCATACTCATTTCGGTAGGCCTTTGGAAACTGGCCCTTATACTCTTAAATACAGAGGGAGCATGTG GGGTTATAAGCGGTTCTTCAAAAGAACAACTCTGGAGACATCAGACTACCTAAAAGATGATTGCCTTCAAGTTCATTGCTGCGTCGGGGTTGTCAAGTCACACACTGAAGGTCCAAAAGTCTACTCTATACCTGTGCCAGTGTCTGATATTGGTCAACATTTTGGACAGCTATTAGAAAGCAGAAAGGGAGCTGATGTTAAATTTCAAGTTAATGGAGAAATATTTGCTGCTCACAAGTTGGTGCTTGCGGCTCGCTCACCTGTATTTAGGGCTCAACTTTTTGGCCAGATGAAAGACCAAAATACGGAGTTCATAAATATTGTGGAGATGGAGGTTCCTGTTTTTAAG GCATTGCTTCACTTTTTGTACTGGGATTCACTTCCTGACTTTGAAGAGCTTACTGGTTTGAGCTCGCAATGGGCGTCAACTGTGATGTTCCAACATCTGCTTGCAGCTGCTGACCAATATGGTCTAGAGAGGCTCAGATTACTATGTGAGTCTAGCCTCTGTGATAGTGTTTCTATAGACACTGTCTCAACCACACTGGCCTTGGCCGAGCAGCATCACTGTTTCCAGCTGAAATCGGTGTGTCTGAAATTTGTTGCAATGCCCAAGAATTTAAGAG CTGTAATGCAAACCGATGGTTTCGATTATCTGAAAGAGAGTTGTCCATCTGTCTTGACCGAATTGTTGGAGTATGTAGCTAGGTTCAGTAAGCATTCTGTTTTCATCAACCGCAGTGGGAATGAAGGTCTCTTGGACGGCAGTGATGTACATGGAAGAAGGGTAAAACAAAGACTATATGAGAATTTGTTGTGGGTGAAAATATTAACTAATGATTTGTAA